The Rhopalosiphum maidis isolate BTI-1 chromosome 4, ASM367621v3, whole genome shotgun sequence region ttattttagctgtaatagtttttataattatttatatagttttagtttataataaaaaatgtaattataaatatttaaaataagtataataatattttaaaattacaataaccatttattttaattctgttatattttacaagttttgaaataattaaaaacgttattttatctaatcaattaaaactgataatgatttagttaataactacttatatgcatataatgcATGCATGTGTGCATTCaagtttcaaataatatttttaatatttgctttatttataagacaacatatttatttttatttttactattatacatataaagtaatttaatttatttagaaaatttgtttttcatttcagttgtataatatgagtGAAGAACATCACAATCACCATGCGATGGCAAATCATGATCATAATGAACAAACTACCGAAAGTGGTGATTCCTGCTGTTCTGGTACTGATGTACCAATAAGCAGTGGGCAACATATGATGCATCATATGATGTCTGTAAGTTACATGAAATGATCTAAGTAATAATCATCCATTTAAGCAATTTGtgtggtattttttattttttagatgtcATTCCATTTTGGTACTAGTGAAACTGTACTGTTTGATTGGTGGACATTTTCTACAACTAGTGGTTTAGTATATTCAATgattggaatttttttaatggcaACACTATATGaaggtttaaaatatttcaggtaattagttatttgttaatttaaaatagtatacttatatacttatatagcttattatacctttttatattttagagaatatttattttggaaatCTTATAATGCTATACAGTATAGATCAGTACAAATTCCATTAGAAAAAGGACCTAATGACCCGGTTTCACAGtaagtattttcattttatacatttatatatagttattggtaataacctatacatttttaaaaataaatcatattaaatatagttagtttaaaagtattaatataaaatatattaaaaaataatataatataatattaaataataatacaaaatatatatattttagtaatttttattattttattttaagtttttactaaaacatatttcaactttcaagaacaagtaaaacaattaattaacataattattattacttaaaaactaaaaccattattgaaaaaattaaatcaatatttatctaatacatgttaatattaattagttaaaatagatagctattaatattgtttatacctaTGGTgttggtatttaattttaaaataaaataaattgaaaactgtaaactaattattatttttgaattatatagtagaacaacatatatttttatgatgatgaatttttgaaaaatattaaattatatatattgattaaactattgactattatgcatttttgttttctaaatCAAAGGTACATAATGCATAAGGGCATTTAAAGTTatgtaataagttaatataacaattagtgTTGggaaacgatataatattgtgtattgatATTGTTCCGATTTTCCCAATATTGtatcgaattatatttttataaatttattaataagatttagtatttgaagtttatacaccaaaataatataagtaatataataatttacatttctcGGGCACATGTTTACAAACTTTATCAGctgacaaatattattaattattagttattcgtTAATGGTTTATTATACCACACACACAATACTATGTACTAAagcttagaatctaaaaataaaatgtatttctaaaaaaaaaatattaattttaatatcataatatatcatacaattatagaaCGATATTAGTGTCGAAAATGTGTTAtgatattgatattgtattgaattatCAATATCGTTGCCCAtcactaataacaatatacttacattaatacatttatgtaatgTACTTACACTAAAAGCTTATAAGTTaacctatactataatataatatttaattaactatctacacaaaaacaaattgtattttacaaatttgattgctaacatttattaaagacatttactgttaaaaataattttaaattgcaataaaaacaaaaaaaaaaaatataataagaatgaCTGCATTAAgtagaattatttaatcttttaacATCATTATGAGCAGAATTCAATTTCAGATTAAATGggtatataaaaaagttatgtgttttattttaaaatgtttatttatcattttaaccaATGGTCGGTATTCTTTCTATAtggttatgtattatttttgagcTTTATCTACTTTCATATTAGATGTTGAATTttgatattcataaaattgtattcaagtgttcattatttaattgtgggcaatatttatattttttgattttaacaactaaaaatattggcTCATAAAATACAAGTGGTACCTACaaaaatacttaacattttttagcaAAACTTCTtatacctttaaaatatatttaagaaagacttgaataaaatatttgtaagttataaatttattactttcttGCATATctgttttaagaaaattgttgttttgCAATTGGATAacttctatttattaatttgatttagatTTGTAAATATCCACAAAAAAAGGGTTttgaaaaaacatgtttttactttttttttatattaaaagccAAACAATTGGattgattataaatgttgaaggttttcaattatattaaaagaatcattttttaataatttactatcatAAAGTTGATTcagatgatttaattttaattttatttgaaatgcatttatatattaatacatatctgataataatttttgttacacAAACATTCTTtagacattaaatataattgaatttgttttaatataattgtcgggacattttaattctatataatattatatttggtttcattaataaaatattttttatttattcattctgACATTATTTGTggttagaattaaattaaaatactaattttatttcagaatGGTTGGAAAGGTGCTTTTTAAACAACCCCTGTAAGTGTAATGAGTTTGAATTAACCTTTTAACTGcatgtgaaaattatttatttacaaacctTTAGAAATGTTTTGTGTAATTAACCATTGATCTTGAGTATATTGCTTTTCAaacattaactatttattttgtaataaagttgaatttaataattaataaataaattgcatgCATGCATTGTgttatggaaaaatattttgaaatatctcGCATGTaccttaataaaattatatttattatttaatacttataaaaaaaatagattgtaTATTGCATAGATTttgttactatatttatatttaagattaaaactatacattttaagtaaccCTTAATAGgtctcaaaaatgtatttttgtgtaCCCCTTTTGAACTACTTTGAGAATA contains the following coding sequences:
- the LOC113558943 gene encoding high affinity copper uptake protein 1 isoform X1 → MSEEHHNHHAMANHDHNEQTTESGDSCCSGTDVPISSGQHMMHHMMSMSFHFGTSETVLFDWWTFSTTSGLVYSMIGIFLMATLYEGLKYFREYLFWKSYNAIQYRSVQIPLEKGPNDPVSQMVGKVLFKQPLPTMFSVTHLLQTFLHILQISISYLLMLIFMTYNVWLCLAVLFGATLGYFLFGWKKSVVVDVTEHCH
- the LOC113558943 gene encoding high affinity copper uptake protein 1 isoform X2, giving the protein MSEEHHNHHAMANHDHNEQTTESGDSCCSGTDVPISSGQHMMHHMMSMSFHFGTSETVLFDWWTFSTTSGLVYSMIGIFLMATLYEGLKYFREYLFWKSYNAIQYRSVQIPLEKGPNDPVSQPTMFSVTHLLQTFLHILQISISYLLMLIFMTYNVWLCLAVLFGATLGYFLFGWKKSVVVDVTEHCH